In Dermatophilus congolensis, a genomic segment contains:
- a CDS encoding flavoprotein, translating into MGVTGSMAATRVADHLGALRAEFSGTYTVVMTKTAEHFVTPQILRLAADRVGTR; encoded by the coding sequence GTGGGAGTGACCGGATCTATGGCGGCCACTCGAGTAGCTGACCACTTAGGTGCCCTACGGGCTGAGTTTAGCGGTACATACACCGTCGTCATGACAAAGACAGCCGAGCATTTCGTCACTCCCCAAATTCTGAGACTGGCGGCCGACAGAGTCGGTACACGGTGA
- a CDS encoding MFS transporter — translation MNDSDFCPLVYLRGNPWALFFLAILGMAPSPALNGSLFGHVFTETPGDMQGRVMATFSLVAGLAAVVAPVFSGWAVQEDLNVLLGFATCSVGLIGILILTSSSAVRNIKKLISYRSARIAVN, via the coding sequence TTGAATGACTCTGATTTTTGCCCTCTTGTTTATTTACGGGGAAACCCGTGGGCACTATTTTTTCTTGCGATTTTAGGCATGGCTCCCTCTCCAGCTTTAAATGGCAGTCTTTTTGGGCATGTTTTCACTGAAACCCCTGGGGACATGCAGGGAAGGGTGATGGCTACATTCAGCCTTGTTGCTGGGTTGGCGGCCGTAGTGGCTCCAGTTTTTTCAGGGTGGGCAGTTCAGGAAGATTTGAATGTCTTGTTAGGTTTCGCTACGTGCTCGGTTGGGCTTATTGGAATTTTGATTCTTACATCATCTTCCGCGGTAAGAAATATAAAAAAATTAATTAGCTATCGAAGTGCACGCATTGCAGTGAACTGA
- a CDS encoding helix-turn-helix domain-containing protein: MEAAKARGVYKGRRPALNAAQAATVRQRYASGESMESIVQAVGCSRRVVFVLFLQCRIPTGASANVLMSRAPSRNPTICPTLHVD, translated from the coding sequence ATCGAAGCAGCTAAAGCCCGAGGCGTCTACAAAGGCCGCCGCCCGGCACTAAATGCTGCCCAGGCAGCGACAGTCAGGCAGCGTTACGCCAGTGGTGAGTCGATGGAATCCATCGTTCAAGCGGTGGGGTGTAGTCGCCGTGTTGTTTTTGTTCTCTTTTTGCAGTGCCGTATACCTACGGGGGCGTCTGCAAATGTGCTCATGTCTCGGGCTCCGAGTCGCAACCCAACAATATGTCCGACTCTTCATGTGGATTAA
- a CDS encoding oligosaccharide flippase family protein, with protein MLTPHRAHNTSSGRQVSSENQKNAGTAKTLMKGMSWQTSCQLIPLIVNLAMTPWIIHGLGPARYSIFMLVTSFTTLLSQFDGGIGPSAMRYFTIYAGRDDRESTTRLLLSVAAIVFTGGLIISLTVFLTTESILQFFRVDPLFLPEASFLLRTLTMIIAFILVRNLLNAVINARQLFRYTSMAILAGYGVYIVGITASIMCGWGLYGLAWTMVMQQVVGSIITVPAAVRYLRRATPWHMNRADLGEFFRYSWKVQITGLTGLLTSQKDQLVAGRLLSAQQSGPIGQGTNFAQQLRQMPLNATYPMQALTGTEVARVGSADAVAKIEKLQRIWVRAIVGWCVIGAIAALFAVRAWLPDSFTLAAPVAAAFIFGSVFQLIRHVANLWCLTLGHSEIEMHAGVASFIVNVVLSVVLYFPFGVGGVVAATVLAQLASVLFFSWQYHSRVPVRPRLYTHEVPFVGLVAGVGVAVAVEWLVHPFLPRGALGLLSGALLAAPGMLVYSVLAFNKTDLATAKDIFRRTPPSRS; from the coding sequence ATGCTCACGCCCCACCGTGCCCACAACACCTCATCAGGACGTCAGGTGAGCAGCGAAAATCAAAAAAATGCAGGTACTGCGAAAACACTTATGAAGGGAATGAGCTGGCAAACGAGCTGTCAACTTATTCCTCTCATTGTCAATCTGGCTATGACGCCGTGGATCATCCATGGTCTTGGTCCTGCTCGGTACAGCATTTTTATGCTGGTCACGAGCTTCACTACTTTGCTGAGCCAGTTTGATGGCGGTATCGGCCCGAGCGCGATGCGCTACTTCACTATTTATGCCGGGCGTGATGACCGTGAGTCCACCACCCGGCTGCTGTTGTCGGTCGCAGCTATCGTTTTTACCGGCGGGTTGATCATTTCACTGACTGTTTTTCTCACCACTGAGAGTATCTTGCAGTTTTTCCGCGTCGATCCGCTTTTCCTTCCCGAAGCGTCTTTTCTTCTACGCACGCTCACGATGATCATTGCTTTCATCTTGGTGCGGAATCTTCTCAATGCTGTCATCAACGCTCGGCAGCTGTTTCGTTACACCTCGATGGCGATCTTGGCTGGGTATGGGGTGTATATCGTCGGGATCACTGCGTCGATCATGTGCGGGTGGGGACTGTATGGCCTGGCGTGGACGATGGTGATGCAGCAGGTTGTTGGTTCGATTATCACGGTTCCTGCTGCTGTGCGTTATCTGCGTCGAGCCACTCCGTGGCATATGAATCGTGCGGATCTTGGTGAGTTTTTCCGTTACTCCTGGAAGGTGCAGATCACTGGGCTGACGGGTCTTCTTACCAGTCAGAAGGATCAGTTGGTTGCTGGGCGGCTGCTTTCTGCTCAGCAGTCGGGGCCGATTGGTCAGGGGACGAACTTTGCTCAACAGCTTCGGCAGATGCCGTTGAATGCCACTTATCCAATGCAGGCGTTGACGGGGACTGAGGTTGCGCGGGTGGGTTCTGCTGATGCTGTCGCGAAGATTGAGAAACTGCAGCGCATCTGGGTCCGCGCCATCGTGGGTTGGTGTGTGATTGGCGCTATTGCTGCGCTTTTCGCCGTGCGTGCGTGGCTTCCGGATTCTTTCACTTTGGCGGCGCCTGTGGCGGCTGCGTTTATTTTTGGTTCTGTTTTCCAGTTGATCCGCCATGTTGCGAATCTTTGGTGTTTGACGCTGGGGCATTCTGAGATTGAGATGCATGCTGGGGTGGCTAGTTTTATTGTCAATGTCGTGCTGTCGGTGGTGCTTTACTTCCCGTTTGGTGTGGGGGGTGTGGTTGCGGCCACGGTTTTGGCGCAGTTGGCCTCTGTCCTCTTTTTTTCTTGGCAGTATCATTCGCGGGTTCCGGTGCGGCCGCGTTTGTACACTCATGAGGTCCCGTTTGTGGGGCTTGTGGCCGGGGTTGGTGTTGCGGTGGCTGTCGAGTGGCTTGTGCACCCTTTTCTTCCGCGTGGAGCGCTTGGTTTACTGAGCGGGGCGCTGTTGGCCGCGCCTGGCATGCTTGTTTATTCGGTGTTGGCTTTTAATAAAACTGACTTGGCCACTGCTAAGGACATTTTCCGTCGTACTCCCCCATCGCGCTCATAA
- a CDS encoding septal ring lytic transglycosylase RlpA family protein, which produces MPTTLYLLMAAAIAVSPLTSAQPAPTTNQPAVVKPATNAKTTKTKTKTTKTKKKTTTDTNKKTTTTAATGPATTCRASFYDEDQMTASGERFNPNALTAAHKTLPLGSKLRVTNPTTGATVTVRINDRGPYVGGRCLDLSAAAFSKIANPSAGTALIRMQPVK; this is translated from the coding sequence ATGCCTACCACCCTGTACCTACTCATGGCCGCAGCCATCGCAGTCTCCCCACTGACCTCAGCCCAACCCGCTCCCACAACCAACCAGCCCGCCGTCGTCAAACCAGCCACCAACGCCAAAACCACAAAAACAAAAACAAAAACAACGAAAACCAAGAAAAAAACCACCACCGACACAAACAAGAAAACCACCACCACCGCCGCTACCGGCCCCGCCACCACCTGCCGCGCCTCCTTCTACGACGAAGACCAAATGACCGCCAGCGGTGAACGGTTCAACCCCAACGCCCTCACCGCCGCCCACAAAACCCTTCCCCTGGGCTCCAAACTGCGCGTCACCAACCCCACCACCGGCGCAACAGTCACCGTCCGCATCAACGACCGCGGCCCCTACGTCGGCGGCCGCTGCCTCGACCTATCCGCCGCCGCATTCAGCAAAATCGCGAACCCGTCAGCAGGCACTGCCCTCATCCGGATGCAGCCCGTCAAATAA
- a CDS encoding PH domain-containing protein, with protein MENIIEWTLVQETDIPADVQDLLVPGESAVAAYKTFRDSATFTTHRLIVRDAQGLRGKKVQVYSLPYSAINMWSTENAGTFDMNAEIELWTRAGHIKINVGSGIDVRALDRVISQSVLG; from the coding sequence ATGGAGAACATCATCGAGTGGACCTTGGTGCAGGAAACGGATATCCCTGCTGATGTGCAGGATTTGTTGGTGCCTGGGGAGTCAGCGGTAGCGGCGTATAAAACTTTCCGGGACTCGGCCACGTTCACCACTCACCGTCTTATCGTGCGTGATGCGCAGGGGTTGCGGGGCAAGAAAGTCCAGGTGTATTCGTTGCCGTATTCGGCGATCAATATGTGGTCGACGGAGAACGCGGGCACGTTTGACATGAACGCAGAGATTGAGCTGTGGACCCGTGCGGGGCATATCAAGATCAATGTTGGTTCTGGTATTGATGTGCGGGCTTTGGATCGTGTTATTTCTCAATCTGTGCTTGGTTGA
- a CDS encoding DNA gyrase/topoisomerase IV subunit A, translating to MAPSKKSTRSAVPVEERIVDIDVEEEMQGAFLEYAYSVIYSRALPDARDGLKPVQRRIMYAMRQMGLRPDRSHVKSARITGEVMGKYHPHGDVAIYDAIVRLAQPFTMRVPLVDGHGNFGSLDDGPAAARYTEARMAAASRALVENLDEDTVDFVPNYDDSLTQPSVLPAQYPNLLVNGASGIAVGMATNMPPHNLREVVAACQHLLAHPDASLDDIMRFIPGPDLPGGGRIVGLDGIRDAYATGRGTFKTRATAHIEKVTARKQGIVVTELPYLVGPEKAKTKIADLVKAKKIEGISDIDDFTDHENGLRLVIEIKNGFNPEAVLEKLYKLTPLEDSFGINNVALVDGRPQTMGLLDLLHEYVNFRITTVRRRSQFRLGKRKERLHLVEGLLVAILDIDRVIALIRASDDTAAARAGLMEQFSLTQVQADYILELQLRRLTKFSRIELENEQEELLAAIADLEELLADEGKLRELVSSELGEVADELGTARRTVLLESAGTPAAAAAPLEVADDPCYVLMSSTGLIARTRGRDPLPTGGCRSSHDGIAAIVPATVRGEVGVVTSAGKIARVSVLELPTLVNTTGSPDLSGGTAVSAYVSLAAAGEAYRGSPAEVPLTLCSLAPDSAGLALGTAEGVVKRVNTDYPPSGKGDWSTITLKGKDRVVGAVELSTGEEDLVFITSDAYLLRFSAEKVRPQGRAGGGVAGIKLAEGASVLFFGAVDTAVENVVVTGAAVAGRSPGSPVDALKVTPLSEYPSKGRATGGVRTHRFLRDETHLGLAFAGAAPVFAASLKGAARSLPEIVGRRDGSGSPLKASVALIAPSLPQWATATDEDVQVSAEAGPQEPSVVGRARGLATQPGFDLDVSAPARQRPHVSRDDYDPDSLEDVVQTGQE from the coding sequence ATGGCCCCCTCGAAGAAGTCCACGCGTTCTGCTGTACCGGTAGAGGAGCGCATCGTTGACATCGATGTCGAGGAGGAGATGCAAGGCGCGTTCTTGGAGTATGCGTATTCGGTTATTTATTCGCGGGCGCTGCCGGATGCTCGTGATGGGTTGAAGCCGGTGCAGCGTCGCATTATGTATGCGATGCGGCAGATGGGGTTGCGGCCGGATCGTTCGCATGTGAAGAGTGCGCGTATCACTGGTGAGGTGATGGGTAAGTATCACCCGCACGGTGATGTGGCGATTTATGACGCGATTGTGCGGTTGGCTCAGCCGTTTACGATGCGGGTTCCGTTGGTGGATGGGCACGGGAACTTTGGTTCGCTTGATGATGGTCCTGCTGCTGCGCGGTATACAGAGGCGCGGATGGCGGCGGCGTCTCGGGCGCTGGTGGAGAACCTCGATGAGGACACTGTTGATTTTGTTCCGAACTATGACGATTCGTTGACGCAGCCGTCGGTGTTGCCGGCGCAGTATCCGAATCTTTTGGTGAATGGGGCCAGCGGTATCGCGGTGGGTATGGCTACGAATATGCCGCCGCATAATTTGCGTGAGGTGGTGGCTGCGTGTCAGCACTTGTTGGCTCATCCTGATGCGTCGTTGGATGACATCATGCGGTTCATTCCTGGCCCGGATCTTCCTGGTGGGGGCCGGATTGTTGGGCTGGATGGTATTCGGGATGCGTATGCCACGGGTCGAGGCACGTTTAAGACGCGCGCTACGGCGCATATTGAGAAGGTCACTGCCCGTAAGCAGGGCATTGTGGTGACTGAGCTTCCGTATTTGGTGGGTCCGGAGAAAGCGAAGACGAAGATCGCTGATCTGGTGAAGGCGAAGAAGATTGAGGGCATCAGCGATATTGATGACTTCACGGATCACGAGAATGGTTTGCGTCTTGTGATCGAGATTAAGAATGGTTTCAATCCTGAGGCTGTTCTGGAGAAGTTGTACAAGTTGACGCCGTTGGAGGACAGCTTCGGCATTAACAATGTTGCGTTGGTGGACGGACGCCCGCAGACGATGGGGCTGCTTGACCTACTGCACGAGTATGTGAATTTCCGTATCACGACGGTGCGTAGGCGTAGCCAGTTCCGGTTAGGCAAGCGTAAGGAACGTCTGCATCTGGTTGAGGGGTTGCTTGTCGCGATCCTGGATATTGATCGGGTTATTGCGCTTATCAGGGCCAGCGATGACACTGCGGCAGCGCGGGCTGGGCTGATGGAGCAGTTCTCGTTGACTCAGGTGCAGGCTGATTACATTCTTGAGCTGCAGTTGCGGCGTTTGACGAAGTTCAGCCGTATCGAGTTGGAGAATGAGCAGGAAGAGCTGCTTGCTGCGATCGCGGATTTGGAAGAGCTCTTAGCTGATGAGGGCAAGCTGCGGGAGTTGGTGTCCTCGGAGCTGGGTGAGGTCGCTGATGAGTTGGGTACTGCGCGGCGCACGGTTTTGCTTGAGTCGGCGGGCACTCCGGCCGCGGCGGCTGCTCCTTTGGAGGTGGCTGACGATCCCTGTTACGTGTTGATGTCCAGCACTGGGTTGATTGCGCGTACGCGTGGCCGTGATCCGTTGCCTACTGGGGGGTGTCGTAGCAGCCATGACGGTATCGCTGCGATTGTTCCTGCGACTGTGCGCGGTGAGGTTGGTGTGGTGACTTCGGCGGGCAAGATCGCTCGGGTTTCGGTGTTGGAGTTGCCGACGTTGGTGAATACCACTGGTTCTCCTGATTTGTCGGGGGGCACTGCGGTCAGTGCGTATGTGTCGTTGGCGGCTGCGGGTGAGGCGTATCGCGGTTCTCCTGCTGAGGTGCCGTTGACGTTGTGTTCGTTGGCGCCGGATTCTGCTGGGCTTGCTCTTGGTACGGCTGAGGGTGTGGTTAAGCGTGTGAACACTGACTATCCGCCCTCGGGTAAGGGTGATTGGTCAACGATCACGCTCAAGGGCAAGGACCGGGTTGTGGGCGCGGTGGAGTTGTCCACGGGTGAAGAGGACCTTGTTTTTATTACCTCGGATGCGTATTTGCTTCGTTTCTCGGCTGAGAAGGTGCGTCCGCAGGGTCGTGCTGGTGGTGGTGTGGCTGGTATCAAGTTGGCTGAGGGGGCGTCGGTGTTGTTCTTCGGCGCTGTCGATACTGCGGTGGAGAATGTGGTGGTTACTGGCGCGGCGGTGGCTGGGCGTAGTCCGGGGTCACCGGTTGATGCGTTGAAGGTGACGCCGTTGTCGGAGTATCCGAGTAAGGGCCGGGCTACGGGTGGGGTGCGTACGCACCGGTTCTTGCGTGATGAGACGCATTTGGGGTTGGCGTTTGCGGGTGCGGCGCCAGTGTTTGCTGCGTCGTTGAAGGGTGCGGCTCGTTCGTTGCCTGAGATTGTTGGGCGTCGTGATGGTTCGGGGTCTCCGTTGAAGGCTTCGGTTGCGTTGATTGCGCCGTCGTTGCCGCAGTGGGCTACTGCCACGGATGAGGATGTGCAGGTGAGCGCAGAGGCAGGCCCGCAGGAGCCGTCGGTGGTGGGGCGTGCGCGTGGGTTGGCTACTCAGCCGGGGTTTGATTTGGATGTTTCTGCGCCGGCGCGGCAGCGGCCGCATGTGAGCCGTGATGACTATGACCCGGACAGTCTTGAGGATGTGGTGCAGACCGGGCAGGAGTAG
- a CDS encoding DUF2938 domain-containing protein, with protein MHLNAGKLVQAAVVGVGATLVMDGVAEVLRRTRGTRSLDYAIVGRWIGHMPDGVFKHDAIFAAEPVRHEKELGWAAHYTIGTGFAVAFAVATPEWLNRPRFFPAVAWGLGTLAAPWFLMQPCFGMGVAASKTPNPTQARLGSIRAHSAYGAGLWLSGLLVHGIVSRNS; from the coding sequence ATGCATCTCAATGCTGGAAAACTTGTCCAGGCTGCCGTTGTCGGGGTTGGAGCGACCCTGGTGATGGACGGAGTGGCCGAAGTGCTTCGCCGAACCCGCGGTACCAGGTCTTTGGACTACGCCATAGTTGGCCGGTGGATCGGACACATGCCGGACGGTGTCTTCAAGCATGACGCAATCTTCGCCGCCGAGCCTGTCCGGCATGAGAAGGAGCTGGGTTGGGCTGCTCACTACACCATTGGAACGGGCTTTGCTGTCGCCTTCGCTGTTGCCACACCAGAATGGCTGAATCGTCCGCGATTCTTTCCAGCTGTTGCATGGGGACTTGGTACGTTGGCGGCTCCTTGGTTTCTTATGCAACCCTGCTTCGGTATGGGAGTGGCTGCATCGAAGACCCCCAATCCCACTCAAGCGCGCTTGGGAAGCATCCGCGCACATAGCGCTTATGGAGCTGGCCTTTGGCTTTCAGGGCTGCTCGTCCATGGGATCGTCAGCCGGAATAGCTGA
- a CDS encoding C40 family peptidase, translated as MRHIFAAAAAALTSMSIIASPAHAAPGETTSTETTPYAALALSSVNITRHAALTTAQAYAQQAPHATWQQKASNANHLATAMKMPGISLRDRIIAIAKTQVGTPYLWGGSTPTGFDCSGFTQYVYKKAGLRLPRTAAEQQQALTPTSKPRPGDLVFYGRSAHHVGIYLADGLMLHAPHTGKNIAIAPIYGTPAGYGRLA; from the coding sequence ATGCGTCACATCTTCGCGGCGGCCGCAGCCGCCTTAACAAGCATGTCCATCATCGCCTCACCAGCTCACGCAGCCCCCGGTGAAACAACCAGCACTGAAACCACCCCTTACGCGGCCCTGGCGCTCTCCTCAGTGAACATCACCCGCCACGCCGCACTCACCACTGCCCAGGCCTACGCCCAGCAAGCACCCCACGCGACCTGGCAACAAAAAGCCAGCAACGCCAACCACCTCGCCACCGCGATGAAAATGCCAGGAATCAGCCTCCGCGACCGCATCATCGCCATCGCAAAAACCCAGGTAGGAACCCCATACCTCTGGGGCGGCAGCACACCAACAGGGTTCGACTGCTCCGGATTCACGCAATACGTCTACAAAAAAGCCGGGCTGCGCCTACCACGCACCGCAGCAGAGCAACAACAAGCCCTCACACCCACCAGCAAACCCCGCCCCGGCGACCTCGTCTTCTACGGGCGCAGCGCCCACCACGTCGGCATCTACCTCGCCGACGGACTCATGCTGCACGCCCCACACACCGGGAAAAACATCGCCATCGCACCTATCTACGGCACCCCTGCTGGCTACGGCCGTCTCGCCTGA